One Papaver somniferum cultivar HN1 unplaced genomic scaffold, ASM357369v1 unplaced-scaffold_76, whole genome shotgun sequence genomic window carries:
- the LOC113344442 gene encoding 7-deoxyloganetin glucosyltransferase-like has protein sequence MMKKPHVVCIPYPAQGHISPMMKLAKILHLRGLHVTFVNTEFNHQRLVSSRGPDSLKGMADFHFETIPDGLPPPTDPNATQDVVALGISISIENNCLEPFRNLVSRLNNSSSSSNVPPVTSIIFDGNMGFALQVAKELEIPGLNFETPSFCSFACYMHFPQLVERGLVPLKDESCLTNGYMDTQIDWIPGIKNILFKDLPSYVRTTDPNDFVVNFAVKSANEAYETTALIFNTFDALEMEVLDAFRSQLSLPPIYTVGPLPLHLNQIPQNESQSLGSNLWKEDTDCLKWLDSKEPNSVMYVNFGSVAVMTTQQLVEFAWGLANTKHTFLWIIRPDLVVGESGMLPPELIEETKGRGLLASWCSQEHVLNHPSIAGFLTHCGWNSVIESLSSGVPMICWPFFADQQTNCSYACKHWGVGMEIYNEVKRDEVEKLVRELMEGEKGKKMKNKAMEWKEKAEVATSPGGSSWANIDNMINKFLLVTKNSAV, from the exons atgatgaagaagccTCATGTAGTTTGCATCCCATATCCAGCTCAGGGTCACATTAGTCCCATGATGAAGCTAGCAAAAATTCTTCATCTCCGAGGACTTCATGTAACCTTTGTGAATACAGAATTCAATCATCAACGGTTAGTCAGTTCAAGAGGACCAGATTCACTTAAAGGTATGGCTGATTTTCATTTCGAAACAATCCCTGATGGTCTTCCACCACCAACAGATCCAAATGCCACCCAAGACGTCGTAGCACTTGGAATATCCATATCCATCGAAAATAATTGCTTAGAACCTTTTCGGAACCTTGTGTCTAGACTAAACAATAGTTCATCATCATCGAACGTTCCTCCTGTGACCAGCATAATATTTGATGGAAACATGGGCTTCGCTCTCCAAGTAGCTAAAGAGCTGGAAATCCCGGGACTAAATTTTGAGACTCCGAGCTTCTGTAGCTTCGCATGTTACATGCATTTTCCTCAGCTCGTTGAAAGAGGTCTTGTTCCACTCAAAG ATGAAAGTTGTTTAACAAATGGGTATATGGACACCCAAATCGACTGGATACCTGGAATTAAGAATATATTGTTTAAAGATCTTCCTAGTTATGTTCGAACAACGGATCCTAATGATTTCGTAGTGAATTTCGCTGTAAAATCAGCTAATGAGGCTTATGAAACTACAGCCCTGATCTTCAATACCTTTGATGCATTGGAGATGGAGGTTCTGGATGCATTCAGGTCTCAATTGTCACTTCCACCTATTTACACCGTTGGTCCACTTCCATTACACCTCAATCAAATTCCACAAAATGAGTCACAGTCTCTTGGATCAAATCTATGGAAAGAAGATACCGACTGTCTAAAATGGCTTGATTCCAAAGAACCCAATTCAGTCATGTACGTGAACTTTGGCAGCGTAGCGGTTATGACCACTCAACAACTAGTAGAATTTGCTTGGGGGCTGGCAAATACTAAACACACTTTCTTATGGATCATCCGACCAGATTTGGTAGTTGGCGAGTCGGGAATGCTGCCACCTGAGTtgatagaagaaaccaaaggaagAGGTTTGCTCGCAAGCTGGTGTTCACAGGAACATGTACTGAATCACCCATCTATAGCTGGTTTCCTAACACACTGTGGTTGGAATTCAGTTATAGAAAGTTTATCTAGTGGAGTTCCTATGATCTGTTGGCCGTTCTTCGCTGACCAACAAACAAATTGCAGCTACGCATGCAAGCATTGGGGAGTAGGAATGGAGATTTATAATGAGGTGAAGAGAGACGAAGTCGAGAAGCTAGTGAGAGAGTTGATGGAAGGAGAAAAGGGTAAAAAGATGAAGAACAAAGCCATGGAGTGGAAAGAGAAAGCCGAAGTGGCCACGTCCCCTGGTGGCTCATCTTGGGCTAATATTGACAACATGATTAACAAATTCCTACTTGTAACAAAAAATTCAGCAGTTTAA